Part of the Balaenoptera acutorostrata chromosome 17, mBalAcu1.1, whole genome shotgun sequence genome, ATctctagtcattagggaaatgcaaatcaaaaccacaatgagtctCTTGCTGCAGTGACACGAGTGGGAGCACCGGGACCGCGGGCTTAGAGTGACAGTTCTCGGACTGTTTTAAGAAATGGCAGACAAGCCCGACATGGCGGAAATTGCCGGCTTCGATAAGGCCAAGCTGAAGACGATGGAGACGCAGGAGAACAACACCCTGCCAACCAAAGAGACCATTGAGCAGGAGAAGCAAGCGAAGTGAAATTTCCTAAGAACCTGGAGGATTCTCCACCCCCATCATTTTGGAGACCCTAGTCATGATGTGGAGGAAGAGCCACCTGCAAGATGGACACGAGCAACAAGCTGCACTGTGAACCTGGGCACTCCGTGCCGATGCCACTGGCCTGTGGGTGTCTGAGGGGACCCTCCAATCGGACTGCTAAATTCTCGGTTTGCCCTGGGCTATTATAGAAAATTATTTGTatgattaatgaaaataaaacacacctTGTggcatggaagaaaaaaaaaaaacccacaatgagacatccacctcacacccattaaggtggctactataaaaagaaaaaggaggggcttccctggtggcgcagtggttgagagtctgcctgccggtgcaggggacacgggttcgagccctggtctgggaagatcccacatgccgcggagcaactacgcccgtgagcca contains:
- the LOC114238677 gene encoding thymosin beta-10-like; protein product: MADKPDMAEIAGFDKAKLKTMETQENNTLPTKETIEQEKQAK